A region of Ignatzschineria larvae DSM 13226 DNA encodes the following proteins:
- a CDS encoding glycosyltransferase: MSKFTVGFLITDQHSGIGGLENVLRSIVQGLAQRGVDSKLFFLQAPEEPRYLDQFEDCHLLPPMMAEPFPPFYPKFLRFQLTKRRFNKKVLQLLSADFDILIVLNISYYLLRSIPAIRKLQQERPHLPIVGWPHGSLTAIEPRIIEKLQKKGLPFTHYFAISQGIQQELQQYFSIPQSDITLTYNPIPFPAHIPARNPTKFLYIGRVSSPGKRVVSLLHLLHQLQGEWSLDIYGSAGNEAEEQQFLLTIQQLQLEARVTYHGWVQSPWSQIQEAGVLLLNSTSEGFPLVLAEAMSRGIPCISSDCPTGPNEIIQEGINGWLYPVDQEDQCREILQDIIDHQRPLPSSHQVIESVKQFSEEAVMNHFQLTLEELINVTAP; the protein is encoded by the coding sequence ATGAGTAAATTTACAGTTGGCTTTCTCATTACAGATCAACATTCCGGCATTGGTGGATTAGAAAATGTCTTACGCTCTATTGTTCAAGGATTAGCTCAACGTGGGGTAGATTCAAAACTCTTCTTCTTACAAGCGCCGGAAGAGCCCCGCTACTTAGATCAATTTGAGGATTGCCACCTATTGCCGCCGATGATGGCAGAGCCATTCCCGCCTTTTTACCCTAAGTTTTTGCGCTTTCAACTCACCAAAAGACGTTTTAACAAAAAAGTCTTGCAACTATTATCAGCGGATTTTGACATCTTAATCGTCTTAAATATCTCTTATTACCTATTGAGATCCATTCCGGCAATACGCAAACTTCAACAAGAGAGACCTCACTTACCGATCGTGGGATGGCCTCATGGAAGCCTAACGGCCATAGAGCCGAGGATTATTGAAAAATTACAAAAAAAGGGGCTCCCTTTTACCCATTACTTTGCGATTAGCCAAGGGATTCAGCAAGAGCTACAACAGTACTTCTCTATTCCTCAAAGTGATATCACGTTAACTTATAATCCCATACCATTTCCCGCGCACATCCCGGCAAGAAACCCCACTAAATTTCTCTATATTGGGCGGGTATCCTCCCCCGGTAAACGGGTAGTATCCTTGTTACACCTACTGCACCAATTACAGGGGGAATGGTCTTTGGATATTTATGGTAGTGCTGGGAATGAAGCTGAAGAACAACAATTTCTCCTCACCATTCAGCAGCTCCAATTAGAAGCGAGAGTCACCTACCATGGCTGGGTTCAATCACCGTGGTCACAGATTCAGGAGGCGGGCGTTTTACTGCTGAATTCCACTTCAGAAGGCTTCCCCTTAGTGCTTGCCGAGGCGATGAGTCGAGGTATTCCTTGTATCTCAAGTGATTGTCCTACGGGACCTAATGAAATTATTCAAGAAGGGATCAATGGCTGGCTCTACCCTGTGGATCAAGAGGATCAATGCCGGGAGATTTTGCAAGACATTATTGATCATCAACGCCCATTGCCATCATCCCATCAAGTGATCGAATCGGTTAAACAGTTTTCAGAAGAGGCCGTGATGAATCATTTTCAGTTAACCTTGGAGGAGCTGATCAATGTCACTGCCCCATAG
- a CDS encoding glycosyltransferase: MNLDRRLKIGILLRNRHDGPGGLEKVLEIVARAMPKKNVELFFYSLYPIKYDAFTKGFQNLRYLPYPSVIERFANRLPPVLARVLRKAYVKFQGYQLFEMMQADQIDVLITMDLSKQFLGHYRFLKRFKAESNIPIFSWIHLSLTGSSRATAKAVAEKIDLFDGHLAISRGIADELEQQYGAKNVSVIYNPVDAAPLVPRQNNRFIYIGRISEIKRVDSLLENLVDLQGAWYLDIFGSTGNEVGDKQFRDHIAALKLDDKVTFHGWQKNAWDQVQSAGVTLLNSTREGLPLIIIESMMRGIPVLATDCPTGPADLITVGQNGWLYPMNEEFRSREYLQKILDGELELPSPESIQVSVQGYETERYLDNFIKTIQQ, translated from the coding sequence ATGAATTTAGATAGACGCTTAAAAATCGGCATTTTACTTCGCAATCGGCACGATGGTCCCGGCGGCCTTGAAAAGGTGCTTGAGATTGTGGCTCGTGCAATGCCCAAGAAGAATGTAGAGCTCTTTTTCTATAGTCTCTATCCCATTAAGTATGATGCTTTTACTAAGGGCTTTCAAAACCTCCGTTATCTGCCTTATCCTTCGGTGATTGAGCGCTTCGCTAATAGGTTACCGCCTGTTTTAGCAAGAGTGTTGCGGAAAGCCTATGTTAAATTTCAGGGATATCAACTCTTTGAAATGATGCAAGCCGATCAGATCGATGTGCTTATCACAATGGATCTATCGAAACAATTTTTGGGGCATTATCGCTTTTTAAAGCGGTTTAAAGCGGAAAGTAATATCCCGATCTTCTCTTGGATCCATCTCTCACTCACCGGCAGTAGTCGCGCAACAGCGAAAGCGGTTGCAGAGAAAATTGATCTATTCGATGGTCATTTAGCTATTAGTCGTGGAATCGCAGATGAGTTAGAACAACAATATGGCGCGAAGAATGTCTCCGTTATCTATAATCCTGTGGATGCCGCACCTTTAGTTCCGCGTCAAAATAATCGCTTTATCTATATTGGCCGTATCAGTGAGATTAAGCGTGTCGATTCGCTGTTAGAAAACTTGGTTGATCTACAGGGAGCGTGGTATCTCGATATCTTTGGTTCTACTGGGAATGAGGTAGGAGATAAACAATTTAGAGATCACATTGCCGCTCTTAAATTAGATGATAAAGTCACCTTTCATGGCTGGCAGAAAAATGCGTGGGATCAGGTTCAAAGTGCTGGCGTAACGCTCTTAAACTCTACTAGAGAGGGGTTGCCACTTATTATTATCGAATCAATGATGCGTGGGATTCCCGTTCTTGCAACGGATTGCCCAACGGGACCTGCGGACCTTATTACCGTAGGGCAGAATGGCTGGCTCTATCCGATGAATGAAGAGTTTAGAAGCCGAGAGTATCTCCAAAAGATTCTCGACGGCGAGTTAGAACTTCCAAGCCCTGAATCGATTCAAGTGAGCGTTCAGGGCTATGAGACGGAGCGTTATCTTGATAATTTTATTAAAACAATTCAACAATAG
- a CDS encoding capsular polysaccharide synthesis protein yields the protein MDQLTETSFINSNHSLRFNTMHQKISSISPDLFSDSENSPKPFKENKFKRAIYKMLFPKEKREAMSLEANQNLALRTAKNWRYMINQYFLGNLNYFNVKAKKDLGTEKIIWQYWGQGLNDKTLPPIAKASFNSVDKYKGEYLVIRLDDQNISDYLEFPDFVWEKKGKNNFRHVFFSDLLRLALLDAYGGVWIDATIILTSPIPADILNKDFFVFQRDPNTTDKEGWYQFSPSYFCWESYHLVNILSSFMVAKKNNEIVHLWLDLLLNYWQTQRSIYHYHFFQILFEELMVNDLYAKRGEIIDDTLPHLLHRKMHAPFNEEEFKIMTEACFAHKLTYVKNPKNDSFYAEILRRYS from the coding sequence ATGGATCAACTTACAGAAACATCTTTTATAAATTCAAATCACTCTTTAAGATTTAATACTATGCACCAAAAGATATCCTCTATTTCTCCAGATCTATTCTCTGACAGTGAAAACTCGCCCAAGCCTTTTAAAGAAAACAAATTTAAAAGAGCTATTTACAAAATGCTCTTTCCTAAAGAAAAACGAGAGGCTATGAGCTTGGAAGCGAATCAAAACTTAGCATTAAGAACCGCTAAAAATTGGCGCTATATGATCAACCAATACTTTCTAGGAAATTTAAATTATTTTAATGTTAAAGCTAAAAAAGATTTAGGGACAGAAAAAATCATCTGGCAATATTGGGGGCAAGGATTAAATGATAAAACACTGCCACCTATCGCTAAGGCAAGTTTTAATTCTGTAGACAAATACAAAGGAGAATATCTTGTTATTCGTCTAGATGATCAGAATATCTCTGACTATTTAGAGTTCCCTGATTTTGTTTGGGAGAAAAAGGGTAAAAATAACTTTAGACATGTTTTCTTCTCTGATCTATTACGTCTTGCTTTATTGGATGCTTATGGTGGCGTATGGATCGATGCCACAATTATTCTTACCTCGCCGATACCTGCCGATATTTTAAATAAAGACTTCTTTGTTTTTCAACGAGATCCTAATACTACTGATAAAGAAGGTTGGTATCAGTTTAGCCCTAGCTATTTTTGTTGGGAAAGTTATCACCTTGTGAATATTCTCAGTAGTTTTATGGTTGCGAAGAAAAATAATGAGATTGTTCATTTATGGTTAGATCTATTACTCAACTATTGGCAAACACAAAGATCTATCTATCACTATCACTTTTTCCAAATTTTATTTGAAGAGTTAATGGTGAACGACTTATATGCAAAAAGGGGGGAGATCATAGATGATACACTACCGCATCTACTTCATAGAAAAATGCACGCTCCCTTCAATGAAGAAGAGTTCAAAATCATGACTGAAGCCTGCTTTGCCCACAAGCTCACCTATGTTAAAAATCCTAAAAACGATAGTTTCTATGCAGAAATTTTAAGAAGGTACTCATAA
- a CDS encoding WlaTC/HtrL family glycosyltransferase, giving the protein MHTSITIVTAFFDIGRDNWQYNFTRTTKDYLTYFKNLAVLKNEMVIFSSKEFIPIIKKYRKNLPTHIIEIDFKKQYKNLIEKVQAILDSDTYRSLIPEDLRNNPEYNVAEYVVVTNLKFYFIKYATDICNNHQNTDLFAWIDFGFCRKTSTVNGIKDWRHNFDPNYIHLFTLKNPFILEDKTTMLHNALNNEVYIAGGMLVGSKELWRAIYPKIVVIQNYYLKRNITDDDQGTMLMMVCEYPNLFKIHYLKKSWFSGFKQFNNGSTYRNIFYKFKSLFKI; this is encoded by the coding sequence ATGCATACATCAATTACTATAGTCACTGCTTTCTTCGATATTGGCCGAGATAATTGGCAATATAATTTCACAAGAACAACGAAAGATTACTTAACTTATTTTAAAAATTTAGCTGTACTAAAAAATGAAATGGTTATTTTCAGCTCAAAAGAATTTATTCCAATAATTAAAAAATATAGAAAAAATCTTCCTACCCATATCATTGAAATTGACTTCAAAAAACAATATAAGAATCTTATAGAGAAGGTACAAGCTATTTTAGATAGTGATACATATAGATCGCTAATTCCTGAAGATCTTCGCAATAATCCTGAATATAATGTAGCAGAATATGTCGTTGTGACTAATCTTAAATTTTATTTCATCAAATATGCTACCGATATTTGTAATAATCATCAAAACACCGATCTTTTTGCTTGGATTGACTTTGGATTTTGTCGTAAAACCTCAACCGTAAATGGGATAAAAGATTGGCGACATAATTTTGATCCTAATTACATACATCTATTTACGCTAAAAAATCCTTTTATCTTAGAAGATAAAACAACAATGTTACATAATGCATTGAACAATGAAGTATACATTGCAGGTGGAATGCTAGTTGGATCAAAAGAATTATGGCGCGCTATCTATCCTAAAATTGTTGTAATTCAAAACTATTATTTAAAACGGAATATTACAGATGATGATCAAGGAACAATGTTAATGATGGTTTGTGAATACCCTAATTTATTCAAAATCCATTACTTGAAAAAAAGTTGGTTCTCCGGCTTCAAACAATTTAATAATGGATCAACTTACAGAAACATCTTTTATAAATTCAAATCACTCTTTAAGATTTAA
- a CDS encoding phosphoethanolamine transferase: MTNNRLKHLILPAIFALVIAYGMGYLMLKGAGLRYAFFYTMPLALLYALCSGSRKVFWFFLFPFTLIYALYAPIGFTYGKLSYDFFIAGISTDMIEIKEFVQLIPLRNFFLPVLILILFFLFWKIVRRYQIYYYRNKTFLFISLLIITIGQSPMIFLQQIREGSTTYYKEQQALNNLVEANEWGESLLVDSQYDTYILVVGESAQKGYHHAYGYPINTTPFMSSANGFLIDGLMAGGTSTVPSLKAMLTLSDKTTWDADYTKTIVGLAQSAGIKTYWLSNQGYFGTFDTPISALATSSDEKKFLKFGDYGTANTSDFELLKYLEEIVENAPHEKKLIVVHLYGSHANACQRIEDYALIHEVKDSRYDYINCYITSLHKTDTLLREINDFMNQISQKEASSYSLLYFSDHGQTLYESDGQYLLGNRGGYNQYEIPLFMTASDIDKRTECESFKSGINFTNGLANWMGIQNPLLDDQYSLFNCQNDPDDYGLSKKLDGSEKNDLINLDGK, translated from the coding sequence ATGACCAATAATCGTTTAAAACACCTCATTCTCCCGGCGATTTTCGCTCTTGTTATCGCTTATGGAATGGGGTATTTGATGCTTAAAGGCGCAGGGCTTCGTTATGCCTTTTTCTATACAATGCCCTTAGCACTTCTCTATGCGCTCTGTAGTGGTTCAAGAAAAGTCTTCTGGTTTTTCCTCTTCCCTTTTACGCTGATCTATGCGCTCTACGCGCCCATTGGCTTCACCTATGGCAAGCTCTCTTACGATTTTTTTATCGCCGGGATCTCCACCGATATGATCGAAATTAAAGAGTTTGTTCAACTAATTCCCCTACGCAACTTCTTTCTTCCCGTTCTGATTCTCATCCTGTTCTTTCTCTTCTGGAAGATCGTACGGCGCTATCAAATCTATTATTATCGCAATAAAACTTTCCTCTTTATCTCATTACTCATTATTACTATCGGCCAATCGCCGATGATCTTTTTGCAGCAAATTAGAGAAGGTTCTACCACTTACTATAAAGAGCAGCAAGCACTCAACAATCTAGTAGAAGCGAATGAATGGGGAGAAAGCCTATTAGTAGATTCTCAATATGATACCTATATTTTAGTAGTAGGAGAGAGTGCGCAGAAGGGATATCATCACGCCTATGGTTACCCGATTAATACAACGCCTTTTATGAGTTCCGCTAATGGATTCCTGATCGATGGGCTAATGGCTGGTGGCACTTCGACAGTTCCATCTCTCAAAGCGATGTTAACGCTCTCGGATAAAACCACTTGGGATGCGGATTACACCAAGACGATCGTAGGGCTTGCTCAATCTGCCGGCATTAAAACCTATTGGCTCTCGAATCAAGGTTACTTTGGGACATTCGATACGCCGATCTCAGCCCTTGCCACCAGTAGCGATGAGAAGAAGTTTTTAAAATTTGGAGATTATGGTACAGCAAATACCAGTGATTTTGAGCTCTTAAAATATCTCGAAGAGATTGTAGAAAACGCCCCACATGAGAAGAAATTGATTGTCGTTCACCTCTACGGATCTCATGCTAATGCTTGTCAGCGTATCGAGGATTATGCCTTAATTCACGAAGTGAAGGATTCTCGTTATGATTATATTAACTGTTATATTACCTCTCTCCATAAAACAGATACGCTCTTAAGAGAAATCAACGATTTTATGAACCAGATTAGTCAAAAAGAAGCATCCAGCTATTCCCTGCTCTACTTCTCCGACCATGGACAAACGCTCTATGAAAGCGATGGGCAATATCTCCTAGGTAATCGCGGTGGCTATAATCAATATGAGATTCCGCTCTTTATGACCGCTTCAGATATTGACAAACGTACAGAGTGTGAAAGCTTTAAATCCGGCATCAACTTCACCAATGGCCTTGCTAATTGGATGGGGATTCAAAATCCATTACTAGATGATCAATATTCCCTCTTCAATTGCCAAAATGATCCCGATGATTATGGTTTGTCGAAAAAACTAGATGGGTCAGAAAAAAATGATTTAATCAATTTAGATGGGAAATAG
- a CDS encoding O-antigen ligase family protein, with amino-acid sequence MTAIKQFCQRNLFLYFFILLFSIFLGRKTLDFFLTTGAVISLYLLLTHWNYYLRELKANRYLYICLAFLVPVAVSLIDSLYLEKSISVFFRIFRYALISVLVIILVKNKNNYQYLIITTFYILMFICFDAIVQWLTDYHIYGYDPVEGNRVKGIFQGHHLSYFLGTFAPIIFFYLYQQLKNHYSHFRLFGAIVSILLLITAVIIGGARAGMVSLAISFLLFIIYLFYTVNIKHKFKILLGMIIIVAVGIGIASQSEIVQDRFYSTTSAIGSDQFLQRFTSSRTNIWYVGFKEIPNYWVNGVGPRGFNNLYQTYPEEYKIFPYVWQPHLHGLEVLIETGIIGFIPYLLVLGYLLYRMFNAKAGNEWLMMGFIAMMPINSHVGLYESFWMPLIWIPIMLGLTIAYQTEKSNNENTN; translated from the coding sequence ATGACTGCTATCAAACAATTTTGTCAGAGAAATCTTTTTCTCTATTTTTTTATACTACTGTTCTCTATTTTCTTAGGGAGAAAAACTTTAGATTTTTTTCTCACCACTGGTGCTGTTATTAGTCTGTACCTACTTCTAACACATTGGAATTATTATCTGAGAGAGTTAAAAGCTAATAGATATCTTTACATTTGCTTAGCATTCCTTGTACCAGTAGCTGTATCATTAATTGATTCACTCTATTTAGAAAAATCTATATCTGTATTTTTTAGAATATTTCGATATGCATTAATTTCAGTTCTCGTTATTATTTTAGTGAAAAACAAGAATAATTATCAATATCTTATTATAACTACATTCTACATACTAATGTTTATATGCTTTGATGCCATTGTTCAGTGGCTAACAGATTACCATATTTATGGTTATGATCCTGTTGAAGGCAATAGAGTTAAGGGAATTTTCCAAGGCCACCACTTAAGCTACTTTTTAGGTACATTTGCACCTATTATCTTTTTTTATCTTTACCAACAACTAAAAAATCATTACTCACACTTTAGATTATTCGGGGCTATCGTTTCGATCTTGTTGCTTATTACAGCTGTTATTATAGGCGGTGCACGAGCTGGTATGGTGTCGCTTGCTATTTCATTTCTACTATTTATCATCTATCTTTTCTATACCGTTAATATTAAGCATAAATTTAAGATTTTGTTAGGAATGATCATTATTGTTGCTGTGGGCATTGGAATTGCTAGTCAATCTGAGATTGTACAGGATCGATTTTACAGTACGACTTCTGCAATAGGAAGTGATCAGTTCCTACAACGGTTCACTTCATCGAGAACCAATATTTGGTATGTAGGATTTAAAGAAATCCCCAATTATTGGGTTAATGGAGTAGGTCCAAGGGGTTTTAATAATCTCTATCAAACATATCCCGAAGAGTACAAAATTTTCCCCTATGTATGGCAACCGCATCTTCACGGCCTTGAAGTTTTAATTGAAACGGGGATTATAGGTTTTATACCTTATCTATTAGTTTTAGGCTATCTGCTATACAGAATGTTTAATGCAAAAGCAGGTAATGAATGGTTGATGATGGGATTTATTGCAATGATGCCAATCAATAGCCATGTCGGCCTCTACGAAAGCTTTTGGATGCCCTTGATCTGGATACCGATAATGTTAGGGCTAACCATTGCTTATCAAACAGAAAAATCAAATAATGAAAACACAAATTGA
- a CDS encoding Wzz/FepE/Etk N-terminal domain-containing protein, translated as MAVDQTKMSPPQVVDNDEIDLFELASNLWKEKKIIAIVTGVVTIVALLYALFASPVYQARTVLKPVTTKNLDALNVSGIYSLTPKAALAQVGEQLASYNLRYQFFLDHLELFGVKDPEKEDLEQVFRQFDNQNVKLEVPKDKEDLALANSLILQINYPKTMNGVAIINGLVNAATQAERENIKETMSVVIDNQIQKLSDDIEVARAGYFANKESKIAQLEEKTILDRQVLLDELAALKETLKKQRLNRIEQLNEAIKIASDLGIVKPTKSTAFGGSGDISIDGNIIRTEVSNNHDPLYFMGTEVLTAERDQLLARKSDDFTSGRILEIEQQLKLLEHNRQAEILAMRKNDDLFLAELAENRKKVAQLKGIRVNFDRVKIVDVDEPAIKPLKPIKPKKSLIVVIGFLLGGMIGVGVALVRIVVRNRRESSHQA; from the coding sequence ATGGCTGTTGATCAAACTAAGATGTCCCCTCCGCAAGTGGTAGATAATGATGAGATCGATCTCTTTGAATTAGCCAGTAATCTCTGGAAGGAGAAGAAGATTATTGCGATTGTTACGGGTGTTGTGACGATCGTGGCGCTTCTTTATGCACTCTTTGCTTCGCCGGTCTATCAGGCTCGGACCGTCCTTAAGCCTGTGACGACTAAGAATCTTGATGCGCTTAATGTCTCCGGCATTTATAGCCTTACGCCTAAGGCTGCATTAGCCCAGGTGGGGGAGCAACTTGCTTCTTATAATCTTCGTTATCAGTTTTTCCTTGATCATCTTGAGCTCTTTGGCGTTAAAGATCCGGAGAAGGAAGATCTTGAGCAAGTGTTCCGCCAATTTGATAATCAGAATGTGAAACTTGAGGTACCTAAGGATAAAGAAGATCTTGCCTTAGCCAATAGCCTTATTCTACAGATCAATTATCCAAAGACGATGAATGGTGTTGCGATTATTAATGGTTTAGTCAATGCTGCAACACAAGCAGAGCGGGAGAATATCAAAGAGACAATGTCGGTCGTCATTGATAATCAGATTCAAAAACTGAGCGATGATATCGAAGTTGCGCGCGCTGGGTATTTTGCAAATAAAGAGTCAAAAATTGCGCAACTAGAAGAGAAAACGATTCTAGATAGACAGGTTCTCCTTGATGAGTTAGCCGCACTCAAAGAGACATTGAAGAAGCAGCGCCTTAATCGAATCGAACAACTCAATGAAGCGATTAAGATCGCAAGTGACTTAGGTATTGTAAAACCTACAAAGAGCACCGCCTTTGGTGGCAGTGGTGATATTAGTATTGATGGCAATATCATCCGGACTGAAGTGAGTAACAATCACGATCCACTCTACTTTATGGGGACAGAAGTGCTCACTGCCGAGCGGGATCAGCTTCTTGCGCGTAAGAGCGATGACTTCACGAGTGGCCGTATCCTTGAGATCGAACAACAACTCAAGCTCCTAGAGCATAACCGCCAAGCAGAAATCCTCGCGATGCGCAAAAACGATGATCTATTCCTCGCAGAGCTCGCCGAAAACCGCAAAAAAGTGGCCCAGCTCAAAGGGATCCGCGTCAACTTCGACAGAGTGAAAATTGTCGATGTAGATGAGCCGGCGATTAAGCCTCTAAAACCTATCAAACCGAAGAAATCTTTGATTGTGGTTATAGGGTTCCTTCTTGGTGGAATGATTGGGGTAGGCGTTGCGCTGGTGCGTATTGTGGTTAGAAATCGCCGTGAAAGTAGTCATCAAGCATAA
- the wbpA gene encoding UDP-N-acetyl-D-glucosamine 6-dehydrogenase, protein MSMQQQAIAKFKNRSAIIGIVGLGYVGLPLMLRYSAIGFNVVGIDIDATKVELLNKGESYIEHIPSSHIAEARAKNFEATTDFSRATECDALILCVPTPLNKYREPDMSFVINTTDALKPYFRAGQVVSLESTTYPGTTEEELLPRVEENGLKVGEEIFLVYSPEREDPGNPNFETRTIPKVIGGHTPACLEVGIALYEQAIDQVVPVSSTKAAEMTKLLENIHRAVSIGLVNEMKIVADRMGVDIFEVIDAAATKPFGFTAYYPGPGLGGHCIPIDPFYLTWKAREYGVHTRFIELSGEINQAMPQYVLSKLIDGLNNAEKSLKGSKILVLGIAYKKNVDDMRESPSVQVMELIQDKGGIVAYSDPHIPVFPEMREHHFDLSSEALTAENLQSFDAVILATNHDKFDYDLIKANSALIIDTRGVYREPCDHIIKA, encoded by the coding sequence ATGAGTATGCAACAACAAGCAATTGCAAAATTTAAAAATAGATCGGCGATTATCGGGATTGTGGGTTTAGGTTATGTCGGTCTTCCATTGATGTTGCGTTATAGCGCAATAGGTTTTAATGTCGTTGGGATCGATATTGATGCTACGAAAGTGGAACTGCTGAATAAGGGTGAGAGTTATATTGAACATATTCCCTCTAGCCATATCGCAGAAGCACGAGCAAAGAACTTTGAAGCAACTACCGATTTTAGCAGAGCAACTGAGTGCGATGCGCTAATTCTCTGTGTGCCAACGCCTTTGAATAAGTATCGTGAGCCTGATATGAGCTTTGTCATTAATACCACTGATGCACTGAAGCCTTACTTTAGAGCAGGGCAAGTGGTCTCTCTTGAAAGTACCACTTATCCCGGTACTACAGAAGAGGAGTTATTGCCTCGAGTAGAAGAGAATGGCTTAAAAGTTGGGGAAGAGATCTTCCTTGTCTACTCTCCTGAGCGTGAAGATCCTGGTAATCCTAATTTCGAAACTCGAACAATTCCTAAAGTGATCGGTGGGCATACGCCTGCTTGCCTGGAAGTGGGAATAGCGCTTTATGAGCAAGCGATTGATCAAGTTGTACCGGTGAGCTCAACAAAAGCCGCTGAGATGACAAAGCTCCTTGAAAATATCCATCGGGCAGTGAGCATTGGTCTTGTGAATGAGATGAAGATTGTCGCTGATCGTATGGGTGTTGATATCTTTGAAGTGATTGATGCAGCAGCAACTAAACCTTTCGGTTTTACTGCATACTACCCGGGTCCTGGGCTTGGTGGTCACTGTATTCCTATTGATCCATTCTACCTCACATGGAAAGCCCGTGAATATGGCGTTCATACCCGTTTTATCGAGCTTTCAGGGGAAATCAATCAGGCAATGCCTCAATATGTGTTAAGTAAGTTGATTGATGGATTGAATAATGCCGAGAAATCGCTCAAAGGTAGTAAGATTTTAGTCCTTGGTATTGCTTATAAGAAAAATGTCGATGATATGCGTGAATCTCCTTCTGTACAAGTAATGGAGCTGATTCAGGATAAAGGCGGTATTGTTGCTTATAGTGATCCGCACATTCCTGTATTCCCTGAGATGCGGGAGCACCACTTTGATTTAAGTAGTGAAGCATTGACAGCTGAAAATCTACAAAGTTTTGATGCGGTAATTTTAGCAACGAATCATGATAAGTTTGATTATGATCTGATCAAGGCAAATTCAGCCTTAATTATCGATACTCGCGGTGTCTATCGTGAGCCTTGTGATCATATCATTAAAGCGTAA
- a CDS encoding Gfo/Idh/MocA family oxidoreductase, with the protein MKRFALIGAAGYIAPRHMKAIKETGNDLTIAYDINDSVGIIDSISPQSEFFTEFERFYDYAYRLKRDPQTALDYVAICTPNYLHLPHITASLRLGCDVICEKPLVPTKEDLEELLRVEQETGKKVYNILQLRHHQAILDLKKEVEEANKEGKYEVELTYITSRGKWYMESWKGDSRKSFGVATNIGVHFFDMLHFVFGKLEKNVLHYADEQKAAGYLEYEKAKVRWFLSIDANDLPAEVKGKQPTFRTITVDGKEIEFSKGFTDLHTVSYEEILAGRGYGLEDARFSVETVEYIRTAPIEVAKPEEGHPVLAQLLK; encoded by the coding sequence ATGAAAAGATTTGCATTAATTGGGGCAGCTGGCTATATCGCACCTCGACATATGAAAGCCATTAAAGAGACCGGCAATGATTTAACGATTGCTTATGATATTAATGATTCTGTTGGGATTATCGATAGCATCTCTCCTCAAAGTGAGTTTTTTACAGAGTTTGAACGCTTTTATGATTATGCGTATCGTCTAAAGCGTGATCCGCAAACAGCGTTAGATTATGTGGCAATCTGTACACCTAATTATCTACATTTACCTCATATTACTGCCTCACTTCGTTTAGGTTGTGATGTCATCTGTGAAAAGCCTTTAGTGCCGACAAAAGAGGATTTAGAAGAGTTACTTCGAGTAGAGCAAGAGACGGGTAAAAAGGTTTATAACATCCTCCAACTTCGTCATCATCAAGCGATCTTAGATCTTAAAAAAGAGGTTGAAGAAGCCAATAAAGAGGGAAAATATGAGGTAGAACTTACTTATATTACCTCACGGGGTAAATGGTACATGGAGAGCTGGAAAGGTGATTCTCGTAAATCTTTCGGTGTCGCCACTAATATCGGTGTTCACTTCTTCGATATGCTTCACTTTGTCTTTGGTAAATTGGAGAAGAATGTTCTGCATTATGCCGATGAGCAGAAAGCTGCCGGTTATCTTGAGTATGAGAAAGCAAAAGTCCGTTGGTTCCTCTCCATTGATGCCAATGATCTTCCTGCGGAAGTAAAAGGGAAACAACCGACCTTTAGAACGATTACCGTAGATGGAAAAGAGATCGAATTTTCCAAAGGCTTTACCGATTTGCATACGGTCAGTTATGAAGAGATTCTCGCCGGTCGTGGTTATGGTTTAGAAGATGCGCGCTTTAGTGTGGAGACAGTGGAATATATCCGTACTGCACCTATTGAAGTCGCAAAGCCTGAAGAAGGTCATCCTGTGTTAGCGCAATTATTGAAGTAG